The nucleotide window GAAAGGCAGGGCTCAATCCCATAAAATCGGGGTGTCAGCCCCTACTCTGTGCTTGCTGACACTCCATGATTAGTTTGACAAGGTTGGTGACAGGTGTCACCACTGTGTGTTCTCTTCCCCTCACATCACTCGTAGGCCATGCCCATAGACCATACTTGCCATCAGAGCATGACACTTGGCCTAGTAGGTAAGAAGAGGTCCTTGATTTCCGCTAATTATGTCTCTTTTGCAACTTCTTTGTCTAAGAGTAATCCTGATAGTTGAGGCCTTAACCTTGGAGGTCGTGGCTTCTATACTTGGGGTTCGAACTCTTGGTCTTGGGGGTTGAGGCTCTTGATTACTTTGGATTATGCTTCTCTGGTAGTGAGGTCATGATATGCTTTTGCCTTGTCATCTAAGATGGTGAGTCGATCATATGGTGACCGTCCAAGACTTAAGAGATGGAGGTCCAAGATTAAAGACCTAGAATACCATGGTTAGGCATCTCACTAGTCATGGTTATTTATGTCTAAgaattcattttctttctaGATGAAAGGTTTAAGTGCGTTGAAAGGTCAGAGTCCTATgtggactctttgacatttcaacgTGTCCTACATGGAATaggttgaaaagtcaaaagtatttgtcgaaccaaattatgacatcaacatccttctcttttctatattttttgtctTGTTTCTCTTCGTTATTCTTCTGTATGTCCTATATGAGAGTCCTCGTCTAAAAGATAAAGTTTCACCGAGTCCGCCTAATTGAATGGCTTATACTTCTTTTAATATTATGAGTtgaatttataaaaaattattgaGAGTCCGTCTAGAAAATGAGTTGAATTTCTTATTAAATAGACTAAATTAATTTGCTTTGCTTATAAactcatttgtttcttcataaTCAACTAGATCTAGATGCGCACATTCCATTGATTTGCTACTTGATATCTTGGGATGATATTAAATTGCAATCATATAATACTCAAAGGCCCAACCCTCATATGCTTTCCCCTGTGAACCTTCTCCAAACTTGAATCACTGGCGGATCTACATACTAACTTGAGCCCGCCCAAAAATTttgggccaaaaaaaaaatttagatgtATACTtggttttttttaatattttttttattgggtatTGTCCAGCTCAAGCCCCTCCTAAACCCACTCCCAACTCCAGTCGTCCAATTTACTCGACTTCGACTAAGGGCGTATTCGATTCTCCAGTTCGTCGCCTCCTCCAGTCCTCCTCCTCCAAACTTTGGCAGAGCTCGGCTTCTCCACTTCAAGTCTCAGAGATCAAGACATCAACATCAAGTCGTATCTACTTCTCTTACTCTCCCTCTTCAATTTGGGGCAATGAATTCAATgtaagattttgtttaattgaatcaatccaagttggggcaatttatagggttaaggattgatgtgaaattcaatttcgtaggttgtattggattgaagatttcatggattgaagaatgaaggttgTCTCTTGGTCTGGAAATCTGGCATATGGGAGAGAATGCTGGTCTTCTTGgttctgcaaatctgcaatttattgtttaattgatgtgggttaaatgtgatgtgggtttaaatgtttaattgatgtgggtaagtgggtttgaatgtttgattaattgattgtTTTCAAAATTTATCAAGGTCCATCAGTGGCAGGTGGGTCTTCTTTGAGTTCTTTCTGAGTTTCTGCTGTGCAAAtgtgcaattgttgtgggtttaattgattatttgatttcaatacttatcaAGGTCAGTGGGTTTACTTAAAGTATAACGGGATTAAGTGAATGGCAAAGGGATTCTATAAGTGGGTTTACTTATGAATTGGAACTACGAACTGGAACACAAAGGGATTAAGTGAATGGCAAAAGCTTGAGTCTACTGCTTTCCggttgtgatgccccggaaattcgtaattattttctgaggattttccggaatctaatttttggttgttggacggtttcgtggcttgtggatggagcggaactgtttcggatgaatttttattcggaaagtgtgactttaggggggggttcaaggttgacttttgatacgttgagattctttgaaaacttccttcacgaaagttgtagagcgcgtcgatacgagttcgtggacatgtggaacgcggaaatcggagttcgtatgagaaagttatgagcgtttgaataatttggaaagttactatatataggggtttccctttcgggaaagttactattctcatttggtaagtttccattttcggaaactctcttttctctccgttctctctcctgattttcgactgacccgatcGACCCAGACCTGGTGGatccgacccggattttccgaCGAGCTCCGGCGACGGCAGACCACCAAACGAGcccagatcagttcgcctcctccgtgcgctcctccctgtggtgttgGTTTGCACGGCGGTTCACCGGAAGGTAGAGATCGGAGCCGCTACAGTAGACGAAtcgggacccgaccggaaatccacttttccggtgacgtctcggccgatccttcttggttttggaatctcctcctccttctgatcatcctcatgccttgaaggacgattttgcgtgtggagtagaagatctaggtttgaaaatctgGGGTTTGATCAGACGGCTGCGATTGGCCGATCTtacaagcttgatctaggacgatctaggctgAACCAGGCTTAGCTCagttgctctactcttcatgatgaacatttctggttggcttgattgttgtggttttgagttttggccggtggtagTTATGGTGGTTGCACCGCCGACTGTGGCGGCGTTATGGTGGCCTTCCGGCCTTGTAATGGTTAGTTTCTGGTATTGTATATCATCCacttgtcgatacgagcgttttgatatataatatgcaatttttggagatcgtatgaatatattgtgatttttactgtttcggaccgtttgatgctttgatccgtgaggatccgagcatccaatcgacttgtggtttggacatatcgatcgtagaagtgttccggagacattgggtggtctcggatgtggtttcgcctcgattggcgttactttggggatttagttcaaaacaggggtttcagacttaaatcgtttgtgaatcgttactgatttgaggtcattggtgattaggtgcttttaaaggtgaattggacgagttgttggtgatagttttggttcggttctgtatagaagacgcagctggagtttcaaggtgagtaatctcacgaagttcattcacaaaCGGGAATAccttattattttgagagttattagttaactgcaaactatagttggtattagtaggcattcctgagcggatgactacatatagatatatatttgcatgaaatatatatgttttgggtggtttgtggatttatgaaaacaatatgcatgaaatgatgctttttattgttttggggtgtggcttttggaaaacaaatgaattgtggaaatgattgatttcgatttattttgaaaagcattgagatttgagaaaagtgttgagatttgggtatgaaaacaataggcatgaattgatgctttttattgttttgtgttatggctttttggaaaacaatgattatggaaatgttgatttcgtttgttttcaaaagcgttgcgatttgtgtaacattttgggtccaatgcgactcctttaacgTTTTGCTCCAAGAGACAGTGCGGCCcaaggatcgaaggtctaagaccttgggcagaatatcaggtgatcacgtctttggccggacgagtgattacgttttcagttagagctctaatctgtcttccatataggtaattcatggggtaacgggaattggttattaataactcatgacattacgtatttttagggaacaaggtgtgagttgcttccttattaatggtttttaaggggacaaggtgtgagttgttttccttattaacgttttgatagaaatcaaggtgtgagttgctttctatggtacgattatggtacatttgataggaaacaaggtgtgagttgttttctatgttttactgatagaaatcaaggtgtgagttgctttctatggtacgcttatggtacaactgatagaattcaaggtgtgagttgttttctatgttttattgatagaattcaagtgtgggttgttttctatgtttcgttttaaaaggaaacaaggtgtgagttgctttcttttatttcgatttgaaaggaaattaaagtgtgagttgttctccttatttcgtgttttaaggaatcaaagcgtgagttgttttcctcgtttggcgtgagttgtgcatgtgtgttttgagttactcatacgggcttgcaaaagcttaccgggtttgttgtgttacaacccggtacactattcaaacggtgtaggggttaatcctgcaggttaggataatcggggctgaagctgaggtagcgcctttgcagctttacggtagggaAGCCATTTTTATGACTTTACTGCTGATAAGGTTTTCCGTTGTAGTTAAACTCTGAGAGGCATTTacattttatcttgttgttgacaatttaattcgtatgcttgtgtaatatataactctatggacgagtgtttattaactttgagggttcagggcatcaatatgtgtgtaagttgaagggaaaaagtttccaggtattttgtattgatggctgaacattcacgcatgtataattatgggattatatatatatcgattttcatgtgtgtaaaatcaggggcgtgacaccggtgatcaaagagtttgaagcttgtggaactcgtagagttagatttagttaggttcttgtattgcattgcacgtttattttgttgttgattttattttgtagtTTTGTATAGATATGCATTTGAGGAGTAAGGTTCACTACGTCCCCCCCTGACTaggtgcattttttttttaattaataaaattctctcgcaccgtcgagattctccataatatatatacatatatatatatataattttttttttttaagaaatccagCCCGCTCAAGGTtccaatcctggatccgccattgACTTGAATCCCCGCTTGTCTTCTTTATCAATTCTTTCAATATCCTTGATCTCATATGTGTAATATTTATTGATCAACCTCTgaacctctctttctctcacaaCGAAGTTTTTGCCAAAGATACACAAGTCTTGTGAGGAGGTAGATTGAAGTCAAGAAGTggaagaagataaagaaaagaaaattctcaaaagggtaaaattgaaaatttagtGATAAAATTTTGGGTAAGAGGTCTAAATATCAAAtgtagaggtatgaatagaaccatTCTAAAAATATTCATAAAAAAACGGTTGGTTACATGATCGGAGTATGGTAGAATCCCTTTGACTATGTTTTCCTCAAAACCATATTCAGTTTTGCAAGTTGATCAATGTCCTAACTTAGAAAATACAACTTCAAACATAAGGAGACCCAAGTCAATTGACAAAGAGTTCACAACTGAAAAACAGAATCACCCAACTATCACCGACGGCTTTCCTCACACCACTCCGCAATGCCCTCAACGCCGACCAATATCTCCTCCTCCCAAACTCATATATAAGCCCACCTTCACCGTCaccaccaccgccaccgccacatATTCTCATCCCATTACTTCCATACGTACTCCTGCAGTGTTTCTCAAAGAGAACCAACTGCATTGCATTAATTCACTTACAATCCAAAATGGCACGTCAAGCTATTGTCCTTGTTGCCCTTGCTCTTCTGGCCACCGTGGCTTTCGCCGCAAGCCCCAGCGGCGGTGACAGCAAACCAAAGCCTGGACTCCCAACCTTCGCCGCCGTACCCTCCGGCGCCGCCGGTCCCGCCACCGACAACAATCAAGTTGGAACCAGTGACGCTGCTGGTGCTCCTGCTGCAAGCGGACCCAGCATTGCCGACGCCTTGGCCGCTGGGGTTGGTGGACCTATTAGTTCCAAGGCTTTTGGCACGGCTGAGTCTCCCAAGTCTGGTGCCACCACCGCCCAGATCTCCGCTGGAGCAGCTGTCGTCGCCCTCGccagctccttcttcttctaagCTAGCTAGCTGCATTATGTAATTAACGTACATACACGTTTATATGTAAATATATGTACGCATTGAGAAGTAACAATAAAATTTAGCTCCTGGTTTTTCCTGTTAATCTTGTGCTCGTGTGTTCCAATTATCGATCTTAACACGTTTTGAACGAATCATTTCCAAAGAATATGGTAAGGATTTGGTCAAGTCTATGActtgaatctggaaagttgaATGGAAATCATGAAGTCGAACTCCAGAGAATTATACGTCGCGGTTGAATGGTGAGAAATAGCATTCATGAGCAGATCATGGCCATCTTTTCACGAACTATGAAACCAGTTGTGTGAGCGATCGCAATACTTTCTTGGACTAGAAAGAATATAGGACTTGCGGATGTGCCATTATAGCAAGGCAAGTAGTGACCTTACCGGTTAAATGGTACCGTTTAGAAAAGTACCGGGTTAAATTGGAATATCAGAAATATTAACGACAGAGCCCCC belongs to Rosa chinensis cultivar Old Blush chromosome 4, RchiOBHm-V2, whole genome shotgun sequence and includes:
- the LOC112199617 gene encoding uncharacterized protein LOC112199617, which translates into the protein MARQAIVLVALALLATVAFAASPSGGDSKPKPGLPTFAAVPSGAAGPATDNNQVGTSDAAGAPAASGPSIADALAAGVGGPISSKAFGTAESPKSGATTAQISAGAAVVALASSFFF